The following are encoded in a window of Sinomonas cyclohexanicum genomic DNA:
- a CDS encoding IclR family transcriptional regulator — translation MSYRSDSKPSAAVNAIRVLETVARFGTGTTAKEVTDTLHMAQATAYRVLNSLVADEFLARTSDLRGFALGHAISGLITAATPPTVPTAARNEIEKFRAGNRFAVHLVMFRNAALRVADEDPDYPVRSVFEMLRNPHASAAGKLMLAHLEERESLFPGGPLVRVTGHTIADHARLKEELAEIRSKGEAVEINELEEGSASLAVPVTRPSGSVGAAVCLTGSAERFDSICEHAESARALASRLAPLLF, via the coding sequence GTGAGCTATCGGTCGGATTCCAAGCCGAGTGCTGCAGTCAATGCGATCAGGGTCCTTGAGACCGTGGCCCGATTCGGAACGGGGACAACGGCCAAGGAGGTCACGGACACTCTCCACATGGCGCAGGCGACCGCCTATCGCGTGCTCAACTCGCTCGTTGCCGATGAGTTCCTCGCCCGCACGTCGGACCTTCGAGGGTTCGCTTTGGGCCACGCCATCTCAGGCTTGATCACCGCGGCGACGCCGCCGACGGTGCCGACGGCTGCCCGCAATGAGATAGAGAAGTTCCGCGCGGGGAATCGCTTCGCTGTGCACCTTGTCATGTTCCGGAACGCAGCTCTGAGGGTTGCCGATGAGGACCCGGATTATCCCGTCCGATCGGTGTTCGAGATGCTGCGGAATCCCCACGCCTCCGCGGCCGGGAAGCTGATGCTCGCGCACCTGGAGGAACGCGAGTCTCTGTTCCCCGGTGGACCGCTGGTGCGAGTGACCGGGCACACCATCGCCGACCATGCGAGGCTCAAGGAGGAGCTCGCCGAGATTCGGTCGAAGGGAGAGGCCGTGGAAATCAATGAGCTGGAGGAGGGATCCGCCAGTCTTGCGGTTCCGGTGACACGGCCCAGCGGATCCGTGGGCGCGGCCGTGTGCCTCACGGGATCCGCGGAGCGGTTCGATTCCATCTGCGAACACGCTGAATCGGCCCGCGCACTGGCGTCGCGGCTTGCACCCCTTCTCTTCTGA
- a CDS encoding APC family permease, with the protein MSDHDRGLIAARSPVDGLRRRRLPFLPVFAQAVAAVAPAGAMGVIPGLVSGATPANLVLTFGAAMAVIVLVAFCLRPMTQRMAAVSGLYSYTAKGLGPLAAITAGWSAMLGYGLVAMASLLAVGTYGSQLVINLGIPLHDPMVFSAVVVLAVAGVAGFLMVRGIQISAWFMLLMESVAIGLLVIVMVFYFVLNARSMDLGSVFAWNGGLDSFWVGIVVAVSAFTGFESTTTLGGEAHKPFVSIPRAITWTPLATGVLYLFSAAAQGGPLRQAAPGAASGSTTLPDLFSGGSPLVAAALDLGIAASWFACVIASVNALARIFFCMGREGVVPRIVGGTHPSFRTPWVAIMILIPVIALVPVVIILSGASPEQGLVGLFLLGAYGNLGAYVLASASLPFFLRRIGEGSRRNWALGVVAALAIGAVLVGALSVPFGGGHVQAFIYGAVILASVLYTLFLRLRFPARLAAVGVYDETRELDLFQGRSPL; encoded by the coding sequence TTGTCAGATCACGATCGTGGCCTCATTGCCGCGCGCTCGCCGGTGGACGGCCTGCGTCGTCGACGCCTTCCGTTCCTGCCGGTATTCGCGCAGGCCGTGGCGGCTGTGGCGCCGGCGGGTGCGATGGGTGTCATCCCCGGACTTGTCTCAGGGGCGACCCCCGCGAATCTCGTGCTGACATTCGGCGCAGCGATGGCAGTCATCGTCTTGGTGGCCTTCTGTCTGCGGCCGATGACCCAGCGCATGGCTGCCGTCAGCGGGCTGTACAGCTACACCGCCAAGGGCCTCGGCCCGCTGGCGGCAATCACCGCTGGCTGGTCGGCCATGCTTGGATATGGCCTGGTCGCCATGGCGAGCCTGCTCGCCGTCGGCACGTACGGCAGTCAACTCGTGATCAATCTCGGGATTCCGCTGCACGATCCCATGGTCTTCTCGGCCGTGGTGGTGCTGGCAGTAGCAGGCGTGGCCGGCTTCCTCATGGTCAGGGGGATCCAGATATCCGCATGGTTCATGTTGCTGATGGAATCCGTGGCAATAGGACTGCTCGTCATCGTCATGGTTTTCTATTTCGTGCTGAATGCGCGGAGCATGGACCTTGGAAGTGTCTTCGCCTGGAATGGCGGTCTGGATTCTTTCTGGGTCGGCATCGTGGTGGCTGTGAGTGCCTTCACGGGATTCGAGAGCACGACCACGCTCGGAGGCGAGGCGCACAAGCCGTTCGTCAGCATCCCGAGGGCCATCACCTGGACACCGCTCGCCACGGGTGTCCTCTACCTGTTCTCCGCGGCAGCCCAAGGAGGCCCTCTCAGGCAGGCGGCTCCTGGGGCCGCATCTGGTTCCACCACGTTGCCGGACCTGTTCTCCGGTGGATCACCGCTTGTCGCTGCTGCGCTGGACCTCGGAATTGCGGCATCCTGGTTCGCCTGTGTGATCGCCTCCGTCAATGCCCTCGCCCGGATCTTCTTCTGCATGGGCAGGGAGGGCGTGGTGCCACGAATCGTGGGGGGCACCCACCCGAGTTTTCGGACACCCTGGGTCGCGATCATGATTCTGATCCCCGTGATCGCGCTCGTTCCCGTCGTGATCATCCTCTCGGGGGCCAGCCCTGAGCAGGGACTCGTGGGCCTGTTCCTGCTGGGCGCCTATGGGAATCTTGGGGCATACGTCCTTGCTAGTGCCTCGCTGCCGTTCTTTCTCCGTCGGATAGGCGAGGGCAGCCGCAGGAACTGGGCGTTGGGGGTGGTCGCGGCGCTGGCCATTGGTGCCGTGCTGGTGGGGGCATTGTCCGTGCCGTTTGGCGGGGGCCACGTCCAGGCGTTCATCTATGGGGCTGTCATCCTGGCCAGCGTTCTCTATACCTTGTTCCTTCGATTGCGGTTTCCTGCGCGTCTGGCAGCTGTCGGAGTCTACGACGAGACCCGGGAATTGGATCTGTTTCAAGGGAGGTCCCCCCTGTGA
- a CDS encoding ATP-dependent 6-phosphofructokinase produces the protein MKIGILTSGGDCPGLNAVIRGAVLKGTATYGLELVGYRDGWRGVIEGDVVDLPRTAVRGIAKQGGTILGTSRTNPFEDGGGPEVIKDHMGRLGIDAMIAIGGEGTLAAAKRLMEAGIKIVGVPKTVDNDLDATDYTFGFDTAVEIATEAIDRLRTTGESHHRCMIAEVMGRHVGWIALHAGMASGAHAILIPERRVSIDEIAGWVKLAHDRGRAPLVVVAEGFVPEGMDSPYSERGLDTFGRPRLGGIAEQLAPEIEAYTGIETRATILGHIQRGGVPTAFDRVLATRLGMAAVDSVADRRWGTMVSLSGTDIVHVGLGAALGRLKTVPRHRYDEVRVLFG, from the coding sequence ATGAAGATCGGCATCCTCACGTCCGGCGGCGACTGCCCTGGCCTCAACGCCGTGATCCGCGGCGCCGTCCTCAAGGGGACCGCTACCTACGGCCTGGAGCTAGTTGGGTACCGTGACGGCTGGCGGGGGGTCATCGAGGGCGACGTCGTCGATCTCCCCCGTACCGCGGTGAGGGGCATCGCCAAGCAGGGAGGCACCATCCTCGGCACCTCCCGTACCAATCCGTTCGAGGATGGGGGCGGCCCGGAGGTCATCAAAGACCACATGGGCCGACTGGGGATCGACGCGATGATCGCTATCGGCGGGGAGGGCACCCTCGCCGCGGCGAAGCGCCTCATGGAGGCCGGGATCAAGATCGTCGGGGTTCCCAAGACGGTGGACAACGACCTCGACGCGACTGACTACACGTTCGGGTTCGACACCGCTGTGGAGATTGCGACCGAGGCGATCGACCGGCTCCGGACCACCGGCGAGTCGCACCACCGCTGCATGATCGCCGAGGTCATGGGCCGCCACGTCGGGTGGATTGCCCTGCACGCTGGCATGGCCTCGGGCGCCCATGCGATCCTCATCCCCGAGCGGCGAGTGAGCATCGACGAGATCGCCGGCTGGGTCAAGCTCGCCCACGACCGGGGCAGGGCCCCGCTGGTCGTCGTGGCGGAAGGCTTCGTCCCCGAGGGTATGGATAGTCCATATTCGGAGCGTGGTCTCGACACGTTCGGCCGTCCGCGTCTCGGTGGTATCGCCGAGCAGCTCGCCCCCGAGATCGAGGCCTACACCGGCATCGAGACGCGCGCCACGATCCTGGGCCACATCCAGCGGGGCGGGGTCCCGACGGCCTTTGACCGGGTCCTAGCCACGCGGCTCGGGATGGCCGCGGTCGACTCGGTGGCCGACCGCAGATGGGGGACGATGGTCTCGCTCAGCGGCACGGACATCGTCCACGTCGGCCTGGGAGCCGCACTGGGGAGGCTCAAGACCGTTCCCCGGCACCGGTACGACGAGGTGCGAGTCCTCTTTGGGTAG
- a CDS encoding RNA polymerase sigma factor translates to MSSPSASGDAVTSTVRFTAGAERDGAEWVMLLSSPGPGHEAALSELHALLLRACRHQMANMYGYLSGMGSARVDELVNQAADEAMIAVLGRLGSFEGRSRFTTWAYKFGILHAAVEARRNLWRHRDVDLTSVPEQPSRWASPEDAAEGSALSAAVQAAIREALTAHQRRVVVALLIDEVPIDVLADRLGTTRNALYKTLHDSRARLRRHLAAAGFLPEPAPETKVDP, encoded by the coding sequence GTGAGCTCCCCCAGCGCGTCCGGCGATGCAGTGACCTCCACGGTGCGCTTCACTGCGGGCGCTGAGCGCGACGGCGCCGAGTGGGTCATGCTCCTCAGCTCGCCCGGGCCCGGCCACGAGGCCGCGCTCTCCGAACTCCACGCGCTCCTGCTCCGGGCGTGCCGGCACCAGATGGCCAACATGTACGGATACCTGTCCGGGATGGGGTCCGCGCGCGTCGACGAGCTCGTGAACCAGGCCGCCGACGAGGCGATGATCGCGGTCCTCGGCAGGCTGGGCAGCTTCGAGGGCCGCAGCCGCTTCACCACGTGGGCGTACAAGTTCGGCATCCTGCACGCGGCCGTCGAGGCCCGGCGGAACCTGTGGCGGCACCGGGACGTAGATCTCACGTCGGTGCCCGAGCAGCCCTCCCGCTGGGCCTCGCCGGAGGACGCCGCCGAGGGCTCCGCGCTCTCGGCCGCGGTGCAGGCCGCGATCCGGGAAGCGCTCACGGCGCACCAGCGGCGGGTCGTCGTCGCCCTCCTCATCGACGAGGTGCCCATCGACGTCCTGGCCGACCGGCTCGGCACCACCCGCAACGCGCTGTACAAGACCCTCCACGACTCCCGTGCGAGGCTCCGGCGGCACCTCGCTGCCGCCGGATTCCTCCCAGAGCCAGCACCCGAGACGAAGGTGGACCCATGA
- the rpe gene encoding ribulose-phosphate 3-epimerase produces MPTSPPKCCINPSILSADFANLEAELARIGSADAVHVDVMDNHFVPNLTIGVPVVERLQKVSPVPLDAHLMISHADRWAPHYADLGLDSVTFHVEASDAPIKLARELRARGSKAGMALRPATPLEPYLDMLPELDVLLIMTVEPGFGGQAFLDVTLPKIRRAREAVDGSGIDVAIQVDGGITEETIIRAAEAGANVFVAGSAVYGRPSPAEAIEALRAHAQHAVHQPA; encoded by the coding sequence ATGCCGACCTCACCCCCGAAGTGCTGCATCAACCCCAGCATCCTCTCGGCCGACTTCGCCAACCTCGAGGCCGAACTGGCCCGCATCGGCAGCGCCGACGCCGTGCACGTCGACGTCATGGACAACCACTTCGTGCCGAACCTGACCATCGGCGTCCCCGTCGTCGAACGGCTGCAGAAGGTCAGCCCGGTCCCTCTGGACGCGCACCTCATGATCTCCCATGCGGATCGATGGGCGCCGCACTATGCCGACCTCGGACTGGACTCGGTGACCTTCCACGTCGAGGCGTCCGATGCCCCCATCAAGCTGGCCCGGGAGCTGCGGGCCCGGGGGTCCAAGGCCGGCATGGCACTGCGCCCGGCCACCCCATTGGAGCCGTATCTGGACATGCTTCCCGAACTGGACGTGCTGCTGATCATGACCGTCGAGCCCGGCTTCGGCGGGCAGGCCTTCCTGGACGTCACGCTGCCCAAGATCCGCCGCGCCCGGGAAGCGGTCGACGGCTCGGGGATCGATGTCGCCATCCAGGTCGACGGCGGGATCACCGAGGAGACCATCATCCGGGCCGCCGAGGCAGGCGCCAACGTCTTCGTCGCCGGATCGGCCGTCTACGGCAGGCCGTCGCCCGCCGAAGCCATCGAGGCGCTCCGCGCCCATGCCCAGCACGCCGTTCACCAACCAGCCTGA
- a CDS encoding glyceraldehyde-3-phosphate dehydrogenase, with translation MSQTPDSCLDTWMGRVALAEAMIPVIGRLHREKNVVITIHGRSLINKSATAILKAHRFARRVGKAELPVEDTFPLLGILADLDLGPAVIDIGQLHQKFAVSGGELGLEAFLLLELAELAGTRDVGARAGTDVVLYGFGRIGRLVARLLIEAAGTGQGLRLRAIVVRRGAVNDLAKRASLLRRDSIHGPFQGTITVDAEDSTITANGVRIHVIYSDDPATVDYTAYGIHDALVVDNTGRWRDAEGLSQHLKSKGVRRVLLTAPGSGDLKDIVFGINHRTIRDSDTIVSAASCTTNAIAPVLKVINDRFGVVHGHVETVHSFTNDQNLTDNFHKGDRRGRSAALNMVLTETGAARAVAKALPELRGKLTGSSIRVPTADVSLVILNLTLQDATTKDEVNAHLRETSLQPELREQIDYIDSPEAVSTDFIGSRRTGSVDGLATVSHGKNLVLYVWYDNEFGYSCQVIRVMEQMAGITLPSVPVLEQVSELEALTV, from the coding sequence ATGAGCCAGACGCCAGATTCCTGTCTTGATACGTGGATGGGCAGGGTGGCTCTCGCCGAGGCCATGATTCCAGTGATCGGGCGGCTGCATCGTGAAAAAAACGTGGTGATCACGATTCACGGTCGGAGCCTGATCAACAAGTCCGCTACCGCCATCCTCAAGGCGCACCGCTTTGCCCGCCGTGTGGGCAAAGCCGAGCTACCCGTTGAAGACACGTTTCCGCTCCTGGGCATACTGGCCGACTTGGATCTGGGCCCCGCCGTGATCGACATTGGGCAGCTCCACCAGAAGTTCGCCGTCTCGGGTGGTGAGCTGGGTCTGGAAGCATTCCTCCTGCTCGAGCTGGCCGAGCTGGCGGGGACGAGGGACGTCGGCGCCCGAGCTGGCACCGACGTCGTGCTCTACGGTTTTGGCAGGATCGGCCGATTGGTCGCGCGCCTCCTCATCGAGGCCGCAGGCACTGGGCAGGGACTGCGCCTGCGCGCCATTGTGGTCCGGCGTGGCGCCGTCAACGATCTGGCGAAGCGCGCCAGCCTGCTGCGCCGCGACTCGATCCATGGGCCCTTCCAGGGAACGATCACAGTGGACGCCGAGGACAGCACAATCACCGCCAACGGGGTGCGGATCCACGTCATCTATTCAGACGATCCAGCCACAGTCGACTACACGGCGTACGGGATCCACGACGCGTTGGTCGTGGACAACACCGGCCGTTGGCGTGATGCAGAGGGACTGTCGCAGCATCTCAAGAGCAAGGGTGTCCGCCGTGTTCTCCTGACCGCACCAGGAAGCGGTGACCTGAAGGACATCGTGTTCGGCATCAACCACCGCACCATCCGTGACTCGGACACGATAGTGAGCGCCGCCTCGTGCACGACGAACGCGATTGCCCCGGTCCTGAAAGTCATCAACGACAGGTTTGGCGTCGTCCACGGCCATGTGGAGACGGTCCACTCCTTCACCAACGACCAGAACCTGACCGACAACTTCCACAAGGGCGACCGCAGGGGCCGCTCCGCTGCCCTGAATATGGTCCTCACGGAGACCGGAGCCGCACGCGCCGTCGCCAAGGCGCTGCCCGAGCTCCGCGGCAAGCTCACGGGAAGCTCCATCCGGGTTCCCACGGCCGATGTGTCGCTGGTCATCCTGAATCTGACTCTGCAGGACGCGACCACCAAGGATGAGGTCAATGCACACCTGCGGGAGACGTCGTTGCAGCCGGAACTGCGCGAGCAGATCGACTACATCGACTCGCCTGAGGCGGTGTCCACCGACTTCATCGGCTCCCGGCGCACCGGCTCGGTGGATGGCCTTGCCACGGTCTCCCACGGCAAGAATCTCGTCCTCTACGTCTGGTACGACAACGAATTCGGATACAGCTGCCAAGTGATCCGGGTGATGGAGCAGATGGCAGGTATCACCCTGCCCTCCGTTCCGGTGCTGGAGCAGGTTTCCGAACTCGAAGCGCTGACCGTCTGA
- the tal gene encoding transaldolase, translating into MTNPTPTAQLSAAGVSIWLDDLSRERLSSGSLKKLIDEKNVVGVTTNPSIFQAAITSGADYEAKVAELAAQGASVEETIFEITTADVADACDLFAPIAASTAGADGRVSIEVDPRLAWDTEGTIAEARRLYQRVGRDNVHIKIPATLEGLTAITAVLAEGISVNVTLIFSLDRYRAVIDAFQTGLERARENGHDLSTIHSVASFFVSRVDTEIDKRLEAIGEEAKGLKGKAGVANARLAYQVYEELFSSSRWAALAEAGALPQRPLWASTGVKDPAYPDTLYVTGLAAAGVVNTMPEKTLDATYHHGVVTGDTITGTYEESRRVLNALEGLGIAYDDVVALLEAEGLEKFVTSWAELLADVEDALATARIGALSH; encoded by the coding sequence ATGACCAACCCAACTCCTACCGCACAGCTCTCTGCCGCCGGGGTGTCCATCTGGCTGGATGACCTCTCCCGCGAGCGGCTCTCCAGCGGCAGCCTGAAGAAGCTGATCGACGAGAAGAACGTGGTCGGAGTGACCACGAATCCGTCCATCTTCCAGGCAGCCATCACCTCCGGCGCGGACTACGAGGCGAAGGTCGCCGAGCTCGCCGCCCAGGGCGCCAGCGTGGAGGAGACGATCTTCGAGATCACCACGGCCGACGTTGCCGACGCGTGCGACCTCTTCGCCCCGATCGCCGCCTCCACGGCCGGTGCCGACGGCCGCGTCTCCATCGAGGTCGATCCCCGCCTGGCGTGGGACACCGAGGGCACGATCGCCGAGGCCAGGCGGCTCTACCAGAGGGTCGGCAGGGACAACGTCCACATCAAGATCCCCGCCACGCTCGAGGGCCTCACCGCGATCACCGCTGTCCTGGCCGAGGGCATCAGCGTCAATGTGACCCTGATCTTCTCCCTCGACCGGTACAGGGCGGTCATCGACGCCTTCCAGACCGGTCTGGAGCGGGCCCGGGAGAACGGGCACGACCTGTCCACGATCCACTCTGTGGCCTCGTTCTTCGTCTCGCGCGTGGACACCGAGATCGACAAGCGCCTCGAGGCCATCGGCGAGGAGGCCAAGGGCCTCAAGGGCAAGGCCGGCGTTGCGAATGCCAGGCTCGCCTACCAGGTCTACGAGGAGCTCTTCTCCAGCAGCCGATGGGCCGCTCTCGCCGAGGCCGGCGCCCTTCCCCAGCGTCCCCTCTGGGCCTCCACCGGTGTCAAGGACCCGGCCTACCCCGACACCCTCTACGTGACTGGGCTGGCCGCCGCCGGAGTCGTGAACACGATGCCGGAGAAGACCCTCGACGCCACCTACCACCACGGTGTGGTCACAGGCGACACGATCACCGGCACCTACGAGGAATCACGCAGGGTCCTGAACGCCCTCGAAGGCCTCGGCATCGCCTACGACGACGTCGTCGCGCTCCTGGAAGCCGAAGGCCTGGAGAAGTTCGTGACCAGCTGGGCCGAACTCCTCGCGGACGTCGAAGACGCCCTCGCGACCGCGCGCATAGGCGCTCTGAGCCACTGA
- a CDS encoding ribose-5-phosphate isomerase has product MRVHIGTDHAGMELSSHLIAALSAKGYEMVDHGPAAYDPQDDYPSFCINAARAVAADQAAGVDALGIVLGGSGNGEQIAANKVTGIRAALAWNLDTAKLAREHNDANVVAVGGRQHTVEEATALIEAFLAEPFSDDARHIRRIGKIATYETTGEVVQ; this is encoded by the coding sequence ATGCGCGTACACATCGGAACCGACCACGCCGGCATGGAGCTCAGCTCCCACCTCATCGCCGCCCTCTCAGCCAAGGGCTACGAGATGGTGGACCACGGACCAGCTGCCTACGACCCCCAGGACGACTACCCCTCGTTCTGCATCAACGCCGCGAGGGCGGTCGCGGCAGACCAGGCAGCGGGCGTCGATGCGCTCGGGATCGTGCTGGGCGGCTCGGGAAACGGCGAGCAGATCGCCGCGAACAAGGTCACGGGCATCCGTGCGGCCCTGGCCTGGAACTTGGACACGGCCAAGCTGGCCCGTGAGCACAACGACGCCAACGTCGTGGCCGTGGGCGGACGCCAGCACACCGTTGAGGAGGCCACCGCGCTGATCGAGGCGTTCCTGGCCGAACCATTCAGCGACGACGCGCGCCACATCCGCCGGATCGGCAAGATCGCCACCTACGAGACCACCGGAGAGGTCGTCCAGTAG
- the gnd gene encoding phosphogluconate dehydrogenase (NAD(+)-dependent, decarboxylating) codes for MHIGMIGLGKMGFNMRERLRRGGIEVSGFDRDVRVSDVQSVDELLAHVPAPRLIWVMVPAGGITDGVIKELGAKLGTDDLVIDGGNSRFTEDKKHSEFLASQGIRFVDCGVSGGIWGLENGYGLMAGGDAADIARCLPVFDALRPPGDRADSFVHVGGVGAGHYAKMVHNGIEYGLMQSYAEGYELLAAKDVVTDMQGTFRAWRKGTVVRSWLLDLVVKALDEDPELASVAAYVEDSGEGRWTVEEAVASSVPAPAITAALFARFASREDNSPSMKLVSALRNQFGGHATRPAP; via the coding sequence GTGCACATTGGAATGATCGGCCTCGGCAAAATGGGGTTCAACATGCGCGAACGCCTGCGCAGGGGAGGCATCGAAGTCAGCGGCTTCGACCGCGATGTCCGGGTCAGCGATGTGCAGTCAGTCGACGAGTTGCTGGCCCACGTCCCGGCGCCACGGCTGATCTGGGTGATGGTTCCCGCCGGTGGCATCACCGACGGTGTCATCAAGGAGCTCGGGGCGAAGCTCGGCACTGATGACTTGGTGATAGACGGTGGGAACTCGCGCTTTACCGAAGACAAGAAGCACTCAGAGTTCCTTGCATCGCAAGGCATTCGCTTCGTGGACTGTGGCGTTTCAGGCGGCATCTGGGGTCTCGAGAATGGATATGGCCTGATGGCCGGCGGGGACGCGGCAGACATCGCGCGCTGCCTACCGGTCTTTGATGCACTCCGCCCGCCGGGCGACCGCGCGGACAGCTTCGTCCATGTGGGTGGAGTGGGCGCCGGGCACTACGCGAAGATGGTCCACAACGGCATCGAGTACGGGCTGATGCAGTCCTACGCCGAGGGCTACGAGCTGTTGGCCGCCAAGGACGTCGTGACTGATATGCAGGGAACGTTCCGGGCCTGGCGGAAGGGCACCGTTGTCCGGTCGTGGCTGCTGGACCTCGTAGTGAAGGCCCTCGACGAGGATCCTGAGCTGGCGTCGGTCGCCGCCTATGTCGAGGATTCCGGGGAAGGCCGATGGACCGTTGAGGAAGCAGTTGCGAGCTCGGTTCCCGCGCCCGCGATCACCGCTGCGCTCTTCGCCCGTTTCGCCTCGCGAGAGGACAATTCCCCCAGCATGAAGTTGGTCTCCGCTCTCCGCAATCAATTCGGCGGCCACGCCACCCGGCCGGCTCCATGA
- the fbaA gene encoding class II fructose-bisphosphate aldolase, whose product MPIATPEKYAEMIDSAKAGGYAFPAVNVTSSQTLNAAVRGFAEAGSDGIIQVSTGGAAYWSGASVKDMVIGSLGFAAFAREVARGYGVNIALHTDHCPKDKLDGFVLPLLAASEAEVKAGRDPLFNSHMWDGSAETLEENLRIAKELLPRTAAAKMILEVEIGAVGGEEDGVENAINDKLYSTVADGLATVEALGTGEDGRYITALTFGNVHGVYKPGNVKLRPEILKDIQAQVGARVGRDRPFDLVFHGGSGSSEQEIADAVSYGVVKMNIDTDTQYAFTRPVAGHMFANYDGVLKVDGEVGNKKAYDPRVWGAAAEAGMAARVVEAAQQLGSAGKTIK is encoded by the coding sequence ATGCCTATCGCCACCCCTGAGAAGTACGCCGAGATGATCGACTCCGCCAAGGCCGGCGGGTACGCGTTCCCTGCGGTGAATGTGACCTCGTCGCAGACCCTGAACGCTGCGGTCCGCGGCTTCGCGGAGGCGGGCTCGGATGGCATCATCCAGGTCTCCACGGGCGGGGCGGCGTACTGGTCGGGTGCGTCGGTGAAGGACATGGTCATCGGCTCCCTGGGCTTCGCGGCGTTCGCCCGGGAGGTCGCCAGGGGCTACGGGGTGAACATCGCCCTGCACACGGACCACTGCCCCAAGGACAAGCTGGACGGGTTCGTCCTGCCGCTGCTGGCCGCCTCGGAGGCGGAGGTGAAGGCCGGCCGGGACCCGCTGTTCAACTCGCACATGTGGGACGGCTCGGCCGAGACCCTCGAGGAGAACCTGCGCATCGCCAAGGAGCTGCTGCCGCGCACGGCCGCGGCGAAGATGATCCTCGAGGTGGAGATCGGCGCCGTGGGCGGGGAGGAGGACGGGGTGGAGAACGCGATCAACGACAAGCTCTACTCCACCGTCGCGGACGGCCTGGCCACGGTCGAGGCCCTGGGCACGGGGGAGGACGGCCGGTACATCACGGCGCTGACGTTCGGCAACGTCCACGGGGTGTACAAGCCGGGCAACGTCAAGCTGCGCCCGGAGATCCTCAAGGACATCCAGGCCCAGGTCGGGGCGAGGGTGGGCAGGGACCGCCCGTTCGACCTGGTGTTCCACGGCGGGTCGGGCTCGTCCGAGCAGGAGATCGCGGACGCGGTCTCGTACGGGGTGGTCAAGATGAACATCGACACGGACACCCAGTACGCGTTCACCCGCCCGGTGGCCGGGCACATGTTCGCCAACTACGACGGCGTGCTCAAGGTCGACGGCGAGGTCGGGAACAAGAAGGCCTACGACCCCCGCGTCTGGGGCGCGGCCGCCGAGGCCGGCATGGCCGCCCGAGTCGTCGAGGCCGCCCAGCAGCTCGGCTCCGCCGGCAAGACCATCAAGTAG